In a single window of the Sediminicoccus sp. KRV36 genome:
- the phaR gene encoding polyhydroxyalkanoate synthesis repressor PhaR — MPDQSAETKAAKPPVVVKKYANRRLYNTESSSYVTLEDLAQMVRAGRDFVVYDAKSGDDITRSVLTQIIVEEESKGSHLLPESFLRQLIGFYGDSLQGVLPRYLEATMTGFSRQQDEMRRGVEQALKPFSLEEISQRNMMMMERAMSLFSPFQGRSELDALKTENAALKAELGALKAKG; from the coding sequence ATGCCCGATCAATCGGCTGAAACCAAGGCGGCGAAACCGCCCGTCGTGGTCAAGAAATACGCCAACCGTCGCCTCTACAACACCGAGAGCAGCAGCTACGTGACGCTGGAAGACCTGGCGCAGATGGTCCGCGCCGGGCGGGATTTCGTGGTGTATGACGCGAAGTCGGGCGATGACATCACACGATCCGTCCTCACGCAGATCATTGTCGAGGAAGAATCCAAGGGCAGCCATCTTTTGCCGGAGAGCTTCCTGCGCCAACTCATCGGTTTCTATGGCGATAGCCTGCAAGGCGTGCTGCCGCGCTATCTGGAAGCGACGATGACCGGCTTTTCCCGCCAGCAGGACGAGATGCGCCGCGGCGTGGAGCAGGCACTGAAGCCCTTCAGCCTGGAAGAGATCAGCCAGCGCAACATGATGATGATGGAGCGGGCGATGAGCCTGTTCTCACCCTTTCAGGGGCGCAGCGAACTCGATGCGCTGAAGACCGAAAACGCCGCGCTGAAGGCCGAGCTGGGCGCGTTGAAGGCGAAGGGCTGA
- a CDS encoding NADH:flavin oxidoreductase/NADH oxidase has product MTDLFSPLTLRGVTFRNRIGVSPMCQYCAGEDGKPTDWHMAHLVSRAVAGPGMVMTEAAAVTPEGRISPGDLGIWSDGHLASHTRLVKAIAAMGTVPAIQLAHAGRKASRLPAWEAGPAVPGWEALGPSAAAFQGYATPRAMSEAEILATIQAFADAAIRSVKAGYTFIELHAAHGYLVHQFLSPISNQRNDSWGGDFEGRTRLLREITRATRAVIPDAMPLGVRISHTDWVEGGWSTAESVMLAERLKALGVDIVDVSSGGLDAGQKIPLGPGYQVPGAEAVKQGAGIPVMAVGLITEPAQAQAILDEGKADMILLARAFLRDPYWVLNAAVALGRIEALSIPPQYDRAWGSMAKFKTDPQIGKPLAAL; this is encoded by the coding sequence ATGACCGATTTGTTCAGCCCGCTCACCCTGCGTGGCGTCACCTTCCGCAACCGCATCGGCGTCTCGCCCATGTGCCAGTATTGCGCGGGCGAGGATGGCAAGCCGACCGATTGGCACATGGCCCACCTGGTGTCCCGCGCGGTCGCCGGCCCCGGCATGGTGATGACCGAGGCTGCCGCCGTCACCCCCGAGGGCCGCATCAGCCCCGGTGATCTGGGCATCTGGAGCGATGGCCACCTCGCTTCCCATACGCGCCTGGTCAAGGCGATCGCGGCGATGGGCACGGTGCCCGCCATCCAGCTGGCCCATGCCGGCCGCAAGGCGAGCCGCCTGCCGGCCTGGGAGGCGGGCCCCGCCGTGCCGGGCTGGGAGGCGCTGGGCCCGAGCGCGGCGGCCTTCCAGGGCTATGCGACGCCGCGCGCGATGAGCGAGGCGGAGATCCTGGCCACCATCCAGGCCTTCGCCGACGCCGCCATCCGGTCCGTGAAAGCAGGCTACACCTTCATCGAACTGCACGCGGCGCATGGCTATCTGGTGCATCAGTTCCTTTCGCCCATCTCCAACCAGCGCAATGATTCCTGGGGTGGGGATTTCGAGGGGCGGACGCGGCTGCTGCGCGAGATTACCCGCGCCACCCGCGCCGTCATCCCCGACGCGATGCCGCTGGGCGTGCGCATCTCCCACACCGACTGGGTCGAGGGCGGCTGGAGCACGGCCGAGAGCGTGATGCTGGCCGAGCGGTTGAAAGCGTTGGGCGTGGATATCGTGGATGTCAGTTCGGGCGGGCTCGATGCCGGGCAGAAGATCCCCCTCGGCCCGGGCTACCAGGTGCCAGGGGCGGAGGCAGTGAAGCAGGGGGCGGGCATCCCCGTCATGGCGGTCGGCCTGATCACCGAGCCGGCCCAGGCCCAGGCCATCCTGGATGAGGGCAAGGCCGATATGATCCTGCTGGCGCGCGCTTTCCTGCGGGATCCTTATTGGGTGCTGAACGCGGCCGTGGCGCTGGGCCGGATCGAGGCGCTGAGCATCCCGCCGCAATATGACCGCGCCTGGGGCAGCATGGCGAAGTTCAAGACCGATCCGCAGATCGGCAAGCCGCTGGCGGCGCTGTAG
- a CDS encoding alpha/beta fold hydrolase: MIIYILAALPLLLIFAVWWLYTPDKPRAALEARYADTPSQFLELDGVRLHLRDTGPRSAPAVLLLHGFGSSLHTWEEVAQGLEADFRVIRFDLPGFGLTGADRTGDYSDARSHAVILTLMQRLGLERVALVGSSMGGRIAWSFAAAHPEHVTRLVLMAPDGFASPGIGYEQPPKVPLIMRVLPYTLPEGMLRGSLTPAYGDPGVMTEALFERYRDMMLAPGVRQAILDRMAQHVLLRPEPLLARITLPVLLLWGDTDRMVPVTNAQDYLRALPDARLVTLPGKGHVPMEESPTDVVRILREFLAGR, from the coding sequence ATGATCATCTATATCCTCGCGGCGCTGCCGCTGCTCCTCATCTTCGCCGTCTGGTGGCTCTACACGCCCGACAAGCCGCGTGCGGCGCTGGAGGCGCGCTACGCCGACACGCCCTCGCAATTCCTGGAGCTGGACGGCGTGCGGCTGCATCTGCGCGACACCGGGCCGCGTTCGGCCCCGGCGGTGCTGCTGCTGCACGGCTTTGGCTCCTCGCTGCACACCTGGGAGGAGGTGGCCCAGGGGCTGGAGGCGGATTTCCGCGTGATCCGGTTTGACCTGCCGGGCTTTGGCCTGACGGGCGCGGACCGCACCGGGGATTACAGCGATGCGCGCAGCCATGCGGTGATCCTCACCCTGATGCAGCGCCTGGGGCTGGAGCGTGTGGCGCTGGTGGGTTCCTCCATGGGCGGGCGCATCGCCTGGAGCTTCGCCGCCGCCCATCCGGAGCATGTGACGCGCCTCGTGCTGATGGCGCCCGATGGCTTCGCGAGCCCGGGCATCGGCTATGAACAGCCGCCCAAGGTGCCGCTGATCATGCGCGTGCTGCCCTATACCCTGCCCGAGGGCATGTTGCGCGGCTCCCTCACCCCGGCCTATGGCGACCCCGGGGTGATGACCGAGGCGCTCTTCGAACGCTATCGCGACATGATGCTGGCCCCTGGCGTGCGCCAGGCGATCCTGGACCGCATGGCCCAGCACGTGCTGCTGCGGCCCGAGCCGCTGCTGGCCCGCATCACCCTGCCGGTGCTGCTGCTCTGGGGCGATACGGACCGCATGGTGCCGGTGACCAATGCGCAGGATTACCTGCGCGCCCTGCCGGATGCTCGATTGGTGACGTTGCCCGGCAAGGGCCATGTGCCGATGGAGGAATCCCCCACCGATGTAGTGCGCATCCTGCGGGAATTCCTGGCCGGGCGGTGA
- a CDS encoding MBL fold metallo-hydrolase, whose product MKLSRRDAIITGATLLAAGTAGPSLATQPPVGRQVASLYRSRIGEIEVTAVSDGSIALPPAVFGEANLTEARRILAENFLPTEGPVPCALNTFLVNAAGRLSLIDTGSGDALGPTMGQLPANLAAMGVTPAMIDSVVLTHMHRDHAGGLCSREGAALFPTAELVIPEVEAAFWFDEGNIGRVPQGSRGGFAYAKQVEAAYRGRIRRVAGGREVNPGITSMDAFGHTPGHTIYRIASGPAQLLVFGDMVHFPALQTRHPDWGISFDVDAAAAVATRRRVFDMAAADRLLVAGMHMDFPGFGHLRRDAAGYHLVASAWRPAL is encoded by the coding sequence ATGAAGCTGTCACGGCGCGATGCCATCATCACCGGGGCCACGCTGCTGGCGGCCGGCACCGCCGGCCCCAGCTTGGCCACACAGCCGCCGGTGGGCCGCCAGGTGGCGAGCCTCTATCGCAGCCGCATCGGCGAGATCGAGGTGACGGCGGTCAGCGATGGCAGCATCGCCCTGCCGCCCGCCGTCTTCGGCGAGGCCAACCTGACCGAAGCCCGCCGCATCCTGGCCGAGAATTTCCTGCCCACCGAAGGCCCGGTGCCCTGTGCTCTCAACACCTTCCTGGTGAATGCGGCTGGCCGCCTCTCCCTGATCGACACCGGCTCGGGCGACGCGCTGGGGCCGACCATGGGGCAGCTGCCCGCGAACCTGGCCGCCATGGGTGTCACCCCCGCGATGATCGACAGCGTGGTGCTGACCCATATGCACCGCGACCATGCCGGCGGCCTCTGCAGCCGCGAGGGGGCGGCGCTGTTTCCCACCGCCGAACTCGTCATCCCCGAGGTGGAGGCCGCCTTCTGGTTCGATGAGGGCAATATCGGCCGCGTGCCGCAGGGTTCGCGCGGCGGCTTCGCCTACGCCAAGCAGGTGGAGGCCGCCTATCGCGGCCGCATCCGCCGCGTGGCGGGCGGGCGGGAGGTCAACCCGGGCATCACCTCGATGGACGCTTTCGGCCACACGCCGGGGCACACGATCTACCGCATCGCCTCGGGCCCCGCGCAGTTGCTGGTGTTTGGCGACATGGTGCACTTCCCGGCCCTGCAAACACGCCACCCGGATTGGGGGATTTCCTTCGACGTGGATGCCGCGGCGGCCGTCGCCACACGGCGGCGGGTCTTCGACATGGCAGCGGCGGATCGGCTGCTGGTGGCCGGGATGCATATGGATTTCCCGGGCTTCGGACATCTGCGGCGGGACGCGGCGGGGTATCATCTGGTGGCGTCGGCTTGGCGGCCGGCTTTGTGA
- a CDS encoding alpha/beta fold hydrolase: MNPPPPRRGPRPLPLHLMLGAARGMAAMMNPLPSAPASPSWSSGWPRSKAGQAEAARIAASLAPLGASPEAFADAVLRRLWREDAALLRGLAAYRRHPHARHLAEPPAIWQEGSARLLDYGGAGRPVFFVPSLVNRAHVLDLDEGASLLRYLAAHGMRPLLLDWGWPGQAERRFTLTDHIAGRLERALMAAPQGLVLAGYCMGGLLALAAAIRRPDRVAALALLATPWDFAADPQSAGITRLLPGFEPLMEPMGALSVDLLQSLFAMLDPYAIPEKFRAFGRLDQASSRARRFVVLEDWLNDGVPLAAPVAREALGGWYGENTPARGAWTVAGLPVRPADWRGPAFLAIPVRDRIVPPASALPLAAGMPGAVTHFAQAGHIGMVAGQSAEAVLWRPLLDWLRAA; encoded by the coding sequence GTGAACCCGCCCCCGCCCCGGCGCGGCCCGCGCCCCCTGCCCCTGCATCTGATGCTGGGCGCGGCGCGGGGGATGGCGGCGATGATGAATCCGCTGCCCTCCGCGCCCGCCTCGCCGAGTTGGAGCAGCGGCTGGCCGCGCTCGAAGGCCGGCCAGGCGGAAGCGGCGCGGATCGCCGCAAGCCTCGCACCCCTCGGCGCAAGCCCTGAAGCCTTTGCCGACGCGGTGCTGCGGCGGCTCTGGCGGGAAGATGCGGCCCTGCTGCGCGGCCTGGCCGCCTATCGCCGCCACCCACATGCGCGGCACCTCGCCGAGCCGCCGGCGATCTGGCAGGAGGGCTCGGCCCGGCTGCTGGATTATGGCGGCGCGGGGCGGCCCGTCTTCTTCGTGCCCTCCCTCGTCAACCGCGCGCATGTGCTCGACCTGGATGAAGGGGCCTCGCTGCTGCGCTATCTCGCGGCGCATGGGATGCGCCCGCTGCTGCTGGATTGGGGCTGGCCCGGCCAGGCCGAGCGGCGCTTCACGCTCACGGATCATATCGCCGGGCGGCTGGAGCGGGCGCTGATGGCGGCCCCGCAGGGCCTGGTGCTCGCCGGCTATTGCATGGGCGGGCTCTTGGCCCTGGCCGCCGCCATCCGCCGGCCGGACCGCGTGGCCGCGCTGGCCTTGCTGGCCACGCCCTGGGATTTCGCAGCCGACCCGCAATCGGCCGGCATCACGCGCCTGTTGCCCGGCTTCGAGCCGCTGATGGAACCCATGGGCGCGCTGAGCGTGGATCTGCTGCAAAGCCTGTTCGCGATGCTGGACCCCTACGCCATCCCGGAGAAGTTCCGGGCTTTTGGCCGGCTCGATCAGGCCTCATCCCGCGCCAGGCGCTTCGTCGTGCTGGAAGATTGGCTGAATGACGGCGTGCCCCTCGCCGCACCCGTGGCACGTGAAGCGCTGGGCGGCTGGTATGGCGAGAACACGCCGGCGCGGGGCGCCTGGACGGTGGCGGGCCTGCCGGTGCGCCCGGCCGATTGGCGCGGGCCGGCCTTCCTGGCCATCCCCGTGCGGGACCGCATCGTGCCACCGGCCTCGGCGCTGCCTCTGGCGGCGGGAATGCCCGGCGCCGTCACCCATTTCGCACAGGCCGGCCATATCGGCATGGTCGCCGGCCAATCCGCCGAGGCCGTGCTGTGGCGCCCCCTGCTGGACTGGCTGCGCGCCGCGTGA
- a CDS encoding DUF2272 domain-containing protein — MLRFLPVLVLLIGCAGPPQVAQLPPPLSYPPAARERMLRLAAAEWQDWGCVSVGLPGPAHASCAPGAPASPESAPQNFPRVLAYWRAVPQSAEAIPSNRRRYEQALQGEGGANLWAEPFWSAAFISWVIGAAGVDAPEFAPDASHSRYLDHLDALAAAYPAQAPFLPRDPALYAPAPGDLVCRDRSSRPLRDWAERAAERGQFRPMHCDIVLTAGSGVVEAVGGNVSDTVALARWATDAEGRLLPDPRPFLVIMENRLGRTPPFGPHPPQDSRS; from the coding sequence GTGCTTCGTTTCCTGCCCGTTCTGGTTCTGCTCATCGGTTGCGCCGGGCCGCCGCAGGTGGCGCAGTTGCCGCCGCCCCTGAGCTATCCGCCCGCCGCGCGGGAGCGGATGCTGCGTCTTGCCGCCGCCGAATGGCAGGATTGGGGCTGCGTTTCCGTGGGCCTGCCGGGGCCGGCCCATGCGAGCTGCGCGCCTGGTGCTCCCGCCAGCCCCGAAAGCGCGCCGCAAAACTTTCCCCGCGTGCTGGCCTATTGGCGCGCCGTGCCGCAATCGGCCGAGGCCATCCCCTCCAACCGCCGCCGCTATGAGCAGGCCTTGCAGGGCGAAGGCGGTGCCAATCTCTGGGCCGAGCCCTTCTGGTCCGCCGCCTTCATCTCCTGGGTGATTGGCGCGGCCGGGGTGGACGCGCCTGAATTCGCGCCCGATGCCTCGCATTCGCGCTATCTGGATCATCTCGATGCGCTGGCCGCCGCATATCCGGCGCAGGCACCCTTCCTGCCGCGCGATCCGGCGCTCTACGCCCCAGCCCCCGGTGACCTGGTGTGCCGCGACCGTTCCAGCCGGCCGCTGCGTGACTGGGCCGAACGTGCGGCGGAACGCGGCCAGTTCCGGCCGATGCATTGCGATATCGTCCTCACCGCCGGCTCTGGCGTCGTCGAGGCGGTGGGTGGCAATGTCAGTGATACGGTGGCGCTGGCGCGCTGGGCGACGGATGCGGAGGGGCGCTTGCTGCCTGACCCGCGGCCGTTTCTCGTCATCATGGAAAACCGCCTCGGGCGCACGCCGCCTTTTGGTCCCCACCCACCCCAGGATTCTCGCTCATGA
- a CDS encoding ABC transporter substrate-binding protein gives MTPTRRALLAAPLAATLPWDVTQAQTQTGTLRVGMTASAVPLSNGVPDQGAEGHRFMGITLYDQLAMWDLSKSDVPVTIRPGLATAWRNDPADPKRWIITLREGVRFHDGKVMTADDVVFSYDRAFKADAPHFDPRAAAQARIRMPTIASWRAEGPLTFILETRTPDSLVPFGLTWVGITHQGAWEAAGRDWDRYLDRAVGTGPYRMESFAVRERCVLLRNANYWDASRIPRHERLILLPLPEANTRVAALRSNQVDFIEAPPPDAIPALRSAGMTIVSNTYPHNWTWHLNMSEGSPWRDIRVRKAANLAIDRAGIRSMLGDMMVPGAGLLPPGHPWHGTPREPIKTDVAAARRLMTEAGFSRTNPIRTRVGISTSGSGQMQPLPMNEAVQQNLREIGIEVTFEVMEWNALLTIWRDGARAPSNRGISAINISYAALDPFTAMVRFLKSDLVPPAANNWGYFNDPAYDDIINRVYTTFEPGPQAALLAELHAKVVDDALFLFVAHDLNPRATSRRVQGFVQAQSWFQDLTPIRIG, from the coding sequence ATGACCCCCACCCGCCGCGCCTTGCTCGCCGCCCCCCTGGCCGCGACCCTCCCCTGGGATGTCACCCAGGCGCAGACCCAGACCGGCACCTTGCGAGTCGGCATGACGGCCTCCGCCGTGCCGCTCTCCAATGGCGTGCCGGACCAGGGGGCCGAGGGCCATCGCTTCATGGGCATCACGCTCTATGACCAGCTGGCGATGTGGGACCTCAGCAAGTCGGACGTGCCGGTCACCATCCGCCCGGGCCTCGCCACCGCCTGGCGCAATGACCCGGCCGACCCGAAGCGCTGGATCATCACCCTGCGCGAGGGGGTTCGCTTCCATGACGGCAAGGTGATGACGGCCGATGACGTCGTCTTCTCCTATGACCGCGCCTTCAAGGCCGATGCCCCGCATTTCGACCCCCGCGCCGCCGCCCAGGCGCGCATCCGCATGCCGACCATCGCCTCCTGGCGCGCGGAAGGCCCGCTTACCTTCATCCTGGAAACCCGCACGCCGGACAGCCTGGTGCCCTTCGGCCTCACCTGGGTCGGCATCACGCATCAGGGCGCCTGGGAAGCGGCCGGCCGTGACTGGGACCGCTATCTGGACCGCGCCGTCGGCACCGGCCCCTATCGCATGGAAAGCTTCGCCGTGCGGGAGCGCTGCGTGCTGCTGCGCAACGCGAATTACTGGGATGCCTCGCGCATTCCCCGCCATGAGCGGCTGATCCTGCTGCCCCTGCCCGAGGCGAATACCCGCGTGGCGGCGCTGCGCTCCAATCAGGTGGATTTCATCGAGGCCCCGCCGCCCGATGCCATTCCGGCCCTGCGCAGCGCGGGCATGACCATCGTCTCCAACACCTATCCGCACAACTGGACCTGGCACCTGAACATGTCCGAGGGTTCGCCCTGGCGTGACATCCGCGTGCGCAAGGCCGCCAACCTCGCGATTGACCGCGCCGGCATCCGCTCCATGCTGGGTGACATGATGGTCCCCGGCGCCGGCCTGCTGCCGCCCGGCCACCCCTGGCACGGCACCCCGCGCGAGCCGATCAAGACCGATGTCGCCGCCGCACGGCGCCTGATGACCGAGGCGGGCTTCTCCCGCACCAACCCGATCCGCACCCGCGTCGGCATCTCGACCTCCGGCTCGGGCCAGATGCAGCCGCTGCCGATGAACGAGGCCGTGCAGCAGAACCTGCGCGAGATCGGCATCGAAGTGACCTTCGAAGTGATGGAATGGAATGCGCTGCTGACCATCTGGCGGGATGGCGCGCGCGCACCCTCCAACCGCGGCATCAGCGCCATCAACATCAGCTATGCCGCACTCGATCCCTTCACCGCCATGGTGCGCTTCCTGAAGAGCGACCTGGTGCCGCCCGCCGCCAATAATTGGGGCTATTTCAACGACCCCGCCTATGACGACATCATCAACCGCGTCTACACCACCTTCGAGCCCGGGCCGCAGGCCGCCCTCCTCGCGGAGTTGCATGCCAAGGTCGTGGATGACGCGTTGTTCCTGTTCGTCGCGCATGACCTGAACCCGCGGGCCACCAGCCGGCGCGTGCAGGGCTTCGTCCAGGCGCAGAGCTGGTTCCAGGATCTGACGCCGATCCGCATCGGCTGA